In Notamacropus eugenii isolate mMacEug1 chromosome 1, mMacEug1.pri_v2, whole genome shotgun sequence, one genomic interval encodes:
- the ADRA1B gene encoding alpha-1B adrenergic receptor, translated as MNPHLDVSHNISAPAYWEEVSGGNLTSLNLTSSNSTPSELDIRRAISVGIVLGAFILFAIVGNILVILSVACNRHLRTPTNYFIVNLAIADLLLSFTVLPFSATLEVLGYWVLGRIFCDIWAAVDVLCCTASILSLCAISIDRYIGVRYSLQYPTLVTRKKAILALLSVWVLSMVISIGPLLGWKEPAPKDEKECGVTEEPFYALFSSLGSFYIPLTVILVMYCRVYIVAKRTTKNLEAGVMKEMSNSKELTLRIHSKNFHEDALSSTKAKGHNPRNSIAVKLFKFSREKKAAKTLGIVVGMFILCWLPFFIILPLGSLFATLKPPDTVFKVVFWLGYFNSCINPIIYPCSSKEFKRAFLRILKCQCHRRNRLGWWNYNYRAWNRGSFEHSRKDSLDDSGSCLSGSQRTLNSATPSPGYLSKVTHPQMEMYTFSEWKNSGTFLSPPHPEPPGRHRDTGHLFTFKYLAEHERHPGLDSNGGCEVAANMANGQVGFKKNMPLGPNQF; from the exons ATGAATCCCCATCTGGACGTGAGCCACAATATATCAGCACCTGCCTATTGGGAAGAAGTGAGTGGTGGAAACCTCACTAGCCTCAATCTGACGTCCAGCAATTCCACTCCCTCTGAGCTGGATATCAGGAGGGCCATTTCCGTGGGCATTGTGCTGGGTGCCTTCATCCTTTTTGCCATCGTGGGCAACATCTTGGTGATCCTCTCTGTGGCATGCAACCGTCACCTGCGGACACCCACCAACTACTTCATAGTTAACCTCGCCATTGCAGACCTGCTGCTGAGTTTCACAGTCCTGCCTTTCTCTGCTACTCTTGAAGTGCTCGGCTACTGGGTGTTGGGGAGGATATTTTGTGACATCTGGGCTGCAGTGGACGTGCTGTGCTGCACAGCATCCATCTTGAGTCTCTGTGCCATCTCTATCGATAGATACATCGGAGTTCGCTACTCTCTTCAGTATCCAACACTGGTCACCAGGAAAAAGGCCATCCTGGCCCTACTCAGTGTGTGGGTGTTGTCCATGGTGATCTCCATTGGCCCTCTCCTTGGGTGGAAGGAGCCTGCGCCTAAGGATGAGAAGGAGTGCGGTGTCACTGAAGAGCCCTTTTACgccctcttctcctccttgggTTCCTTTTATATCCCGCTTACTGTTATCCTCGTGATGTATTGCCGAGTCTACATCGTGGCCAAAAGGACCACCAAGAACCTGGAGGCAGGAGTCATGAAGGAGATGTCCAACTCCAAGGAGCTGACCCTGCGGATCCACTCCAAGAACTTTCATGAGGATGCCCTCAGTAGCACCAAGGCCAAGGGCCACAACCCTAGGAACTCAATAGCTGTCAAACTTTTTAAGTTCTCCAGGGAAAAGAAGGCAGCCAAGACCTTGGGCATTGTGGTCGGCATGTTTATTTTATGCTGGCTTCCATTCTTCATTATTCTACCGCTTG GGTCCCTGTTTGCTACTCTGAAGCCCCCAGACACTGTCTTCAAAGTGGTCTTCTGGCTTGGCTACTTCAACAGCTGCATCAACCCCATTATCTATCCCTGCTCCAGCAAAGAATTCAAGCGCGCCTTCCTCCGTATCCTCAAATGCCAATGCCATCGGCGGAATCGGCTAGGTTGGTGGAATTACAACTACCGAGCCTGGAATCGAGGCTCCTTTGAACATTCTCGCAAGGACTCTCTGGATGACAGTGGGAGCTGCCTGAGTGGCAGCCAGAGGACCCTCAACTCAGCCACCCCCAGCCCTGGGTACCTGAGCAAGGTCACCCACCCACAGATGGAGATGTACACTTTCTCAGAATGGAAGAACTCAGGCACCTTCCTGAGCCCACCCCACCCAGAGCCACCAGGGCGTCACCGAGACACAGGCCACCTCTTCACTTTCAAATATCTAGCAGAACATGAGAGACATCCAGGACTGGACAGCAATGGGGGCTGCGAGGTAGCTGCCAACATGGCCAATGGCCAAGTTGGCTTCAAAAAAAATATGCCCCTTGGGCCAAATCAGTTCTAA